The Epinephelus fuscoguttatus linkage group LG19, E.fuscoguttatus.final_Chr_v1 genome contains the following window.
CTCTGGGTAACTAGACAGCCCTGACTCTCCACTGGACAGCAAAccttctgctgctgttacacaggttagacctggtACTGCCTGTGGCTaccagcccactgtgacaccTGGTGAAGGGAGGTTTGTGCTGACCAAATCTGAGTTGCTACACCTGTTGGCCGAAGGTCTGACTCTCAAGCTGCTCTCGTCCCTGGGAAGCTGTccgcagcagcaggcagcaagGCGGAAGGATTGTGGGGTGTTAAgatagctaattcttgtctcatttgtggccTGATAAACAGGAAGAGCAGGGCATATGCACATACAGCAAGGAGCGGCAGCAACCCACTGTCCGACACCGGCTTTATGTTCTGAAACCATCTAAAAACTATGATGTTGGGCGATATCGAGAAGACATGTTGATTAAGATCAACCTCGCTAGCAGTGTCTGTCTTGTCTATAGCGCTCGCCATTGTTCTCATTACTCCTCAGGGGTTCCAGTCAACAGCTTGACAACAACTAGACAGTGACTTCAGTCCCACCCATGGTACTGATTGACTGTATTTTCTTGTAACTGAGAAAccgctgtttcatgtcacaatgccAGACCAGAATCAGTCAACTCTAACTCAGTGGAGTGGGCGGATTCCAAGTACTGGACAGAGGCAAAGCGTGTGCATGTGCCTgtggtcatctggtgggaggggctttgGACGGAAAGAGAAAAGCTACAGGAGGAGTAGCTTTAAATGACCCACTATATTTTCCTGAATACACTTAATTAACCAGACTGATCACATGGTGCACAAAGTATAGaaggtgcacacacacgcatacacacgcacataccTCCAGCTCGCCAGCCATCTCAAACTCCAGCTCCATGAGGCTGTTACAGAGCAGGTCGATTTCATCATTACACTGGTCCATCTTAACCTTCAGCAGGTCCAGGTCGGAtaactgctgcagctcctctgtcCTCTAGAAAGGTGTGCACACAGGAGATATTCTTATTGTAACAGTCAGTAATAGCAAGTTTATCTAAATCCGTTTCAGCTCACCTCTCTGTGTTGCTGCTCAAAATTTGCCAATATCTGCGATGCAATGCTCTGGTAGTACGTCACGGCCTTGTTCTGACCACTGAAGAAGGAAGtcacctctgtgtctctgcGCTTATGCTCAGCCAAACCAAATTCAAATAACTGCATACACAGCTTCACTATTTGTTGCTCGAATGTAATTGTAGGGTAAAGGAATTCAAACGCTCATATCCCCATTTTATATGTTATTATTAATACAACTGCATGGATTAGAAAGCCAAAAAGACAAAGGATATGTTTGAAGCAATTGAGCCACTTCAGGCACACAGCATAGAGTCTCTGCCTCCGGATCGTCTTTGATCATGCTCTTAAACAAGTGAGAGCCATTCAGGAACTCCACAAAGGCATCCTGCAGGGAGGAGGAACTGAGTTTACACACAGTATGTATACTCATTATGAGAGCTCAGTGGAAAATAACGTTAAATTACTGTGTGTAGTTTGACTTCAGCTTCCTGTCTTTGCTCAGCCTCAGTGGCTTCTTGCTTCTGCAGCTCCTCAAGTTTCATCTTGAAGAGGACACTGCGGTATTTGGTAGACGCTTCATTTTTCTGCACATAGACACATGCTTTAGTTATACAGCATCAACACTGCAAACTGTAAATAGCCGAAAAGGAAATGACAGTTGATTGCGACTTAGGCCTGAGTCCAAACGCACCACTTTGTATACTTACTGTCTTCTCGTCAAGTGATTTGCTGTCTAGGTACATCAAGTTTGGAAAGTGGGCTGCCATAAAAAACTTGTATTCGTCTTCCTTAGAGACGGGATTCCCACATAGGTTGATGCTGCGCAGGTTCTTGAACCCCCTGAGATAGAGCACCTTTGAAATGCATTTAACTTGCATTAGGTTATGTACAACATCCTGAAActgcaaaacacaaatgttACATGATACTAATGTGACAGAAAATTTTGTTACATTGTCCAACTGTCCGAGGTGGTTGTTAGCGATGAAGAAGAGGGTGATTTTCTCAAGTGTGTCCATGTTTTCAATGACAGAGATTCTGTTGTTGCACAAATTCAGCACTTCAAGCTTCCGCAGAGACTCCAGACCCTCGATTTTCTGTATGCTGTTGAATGACAGATCTAAAAGACACATTCAGAATGACTGTTATTAATGCTGATGCCACAAGCTTCATGGCTTCTTtcggactgataggtttaacattatc
Protein-coding sequences here:
- the drc3 gene encoding dynein regulatory complex subunit 3, whose amino-acid sequence is MDEESLKTAIMEEASKDTGPIFQAEGINFNEILQLRLGYRNILVIDHLWEFTSLTKLELNNNQIEKMEGLDQLLNLTWLNLSFNSIQKIEGLESLRKLEVLNLCNNRISVIENMDTLEKITLFFIANNHLGQLDNVLYLRGFKNLRSINLCGNPVSKEDEYKFFMAAHFPNLMYLDSKSLDEKTKNEASTKYRSVLFKMKLEELQKQEATEAEQRQEAEVKLHTDAFVEFLNGSHLFKSMIKDDPEAETLCCVPEVAQLLQTFEQQIVKLCMQLFEFGLAEHKRRDTEVTSFFSGQNKAVTYYQSIASQILANFEQQHRERTEELQQLSDLDLLKVKMDQCNDEIDLLCNSLMELEFEMAGELENIIKLLDTTISDMVCNFSETAQEIFVQCRDLEDSYNEKVREVAVATLESVANDNVDEDLPDDVKMLFTDKHTVMDALATGHDNHLLKINDRETQLVTRANAWKVALIKGIQHDKMKWHRIRISDTHRYRDYLREQLEKLL